A genomic window from Pseudogulbenkiania sp. MAI-1 includes:
- a CDS encoding ABC transporter permease yields the protein MNEILSILSEYGQAYLWSDGYRLTGVAMTLWLLVASIGIGFVLSVPLAVARVSSNPLIRGPVWFYTYVFRGTPLYIQLLVFYTGIYSLEAVRAQPLLDTFFREGLNCTLLAFGLNTCAYTVEIFAGAIRATPYGEIEAARAYGMSSFTLYRRIIIPSMLRRALPYYSNEVILMLHSTTLAFTATVPDILKVARDVNSATYASFEAFGIAAVLYAVIVFALVWLFRRCELRWLAFLKPQAH from the coding sequence ATGAACGAGATCCTCTCCATCCTGAGCGAATACGGCCAGGCTTACCTGTGGAGCGACGGCTACCGCCTGACCGGCGTGGCCATGACGCTGTGGCTGCTGGTGGCATCCATCGGCATCGGCTTCGTGCTGTCGGTGCCGCTGGCGGTGGCGCGCGTATCGTCCAATCCGCTGATCCGCGGCCCGGTATGGTTCTACACCTACGTGTTCCGCGGCACGCCGCTCTACATCCAGCTCCTGGTGTTCTACACCGGCATCTACAGCCTGGAAGCGGTGCGCGCCCAGCCCCTGCTCGACACCTTCTTCCGCGAGGGCCTCAACTGCACGCTGCTGGCGTTCGGCCTCAACACCTGCGCCTACACCGTGGAAATCTTCGCCGGCGCGATCCGCGCCACGCCGTACGGCGAGATCGAGGCGGCACGCGCCTACGGCATGTCGAGCTTCACGCTCTACCGCCGCATCATCATCCCCTCCATGCTGCGCCGCGCCCTGCCGTACTACAGCAACGAGGTGATCCTGATGCTGCATTCCACCACGCTGGCCTTCACTGCCACGGTGCCGGACATCCTCAAGGTGGCGCGCGACGTCAACTCGGCCACCTACGCCTCGTTCGAGGCCTTCGGCATCGCCGCCGTGCTGTACGCCGTGATCGTGTTCGCGCTGGTCTGGCTGTTCCGCCGCTGCGAGCTGCGCTGGCTCGCCTTTTTGAAGCCCCAGGCGCATTGA
- a CDS encoding ABC transporter permease: protein MLLQGYGPLIASGTWMTIKLALLSMLASVLIGLVGASSKLSGSRVLRGLATGYTTLIRSVPDLVIMLLLFYSLQMLLNEFTEWLQIDQIDIDPFLAGVVTLGFIYGAYFTETFRGAFQAVPRGQIEAAAAYGMKPWQVFRRVLFPQMMRFALPGIGNNWQVMIKATALVSIIGLSDVVKATQDAGKSSMQLFYFCMVGGLIYLAITTVSNGVLLWLERRYSVGVRKAAL, encoded by the coding sequence ATGCTGCTGCAAGGCTATGGCCCGCTGATCGCGAGCGGCACCTGGATGACGATCAAGCTGGCGCTGCTGTCAATGCTGGCCTCGGTGCTGATCGGGCTCGTCGGCGCCAGTTCCAAGCTGTCCGGCAGCCGCGTGCTGCGCGGCCTCGCCACCGGCTACACCACGCTGATCCGCAGCGTGCCCGACCTGGTGATCATGCTGCTGCTGTTCTACAGCCTGCAGATGCTGCTCAACGAGTTCACCGAGTGGCTGCAGATCGACCAGATCGACATCGACCCCTTCCTCGCCGGGGTGGTGACGCTGGGCTTCATCTACGGCGCCTATTTCACCGAGACCTTCCGCGGCGCCTTCCAGGCGGTGCCGCGCGGCCAGATCGAGGCAGCCGCCGCCTACGGCATGAAGCCGTGGCAGGTGTTCCGCCGCGTGCTGTTCCCGCAGATGATGCGCTTCGCGCTGCCCGGCATCGGCAACAACTGGCAGGTGATGATCAAGGCCACCGCCCTGGTGTCGATCATCGGCCTGTCCGACGTCGTCAAGGCCACCCAGGACGCCGGCAAAAGCTCGATGCAGCTGTTCTACTTCTGCATGGTGGGGGGTCTGATCTACCTCGCCATCACCACGGTATCGAACGGCGTCCTGCTCTGGCTGGAGCGGCGCTATTCGGTCGGCGTCAGAAAGGCCGCCCTATGA
- a CDS encoding ABC transporter substrate-binding protein has product MKKLALTVCLALAAGSAFAKDWKVIRFGVDASYAPFESKAADGKLVGFDIDLGNAICEKMKAKCVWVENDFDGMIPALKAKKFDGILSALSVTEKRAEQIAFSDKMYNSPVRMIAKKGSPLQPTAESLRGKRVGVEQGSTQEAYAKVYWEPKGVNVVPYQNQDLVLSDLQSGRLDASLQDAVQADIGFLRTPRGNGFAFAGPEVNDVKILGTGTAIGLRKEDTDLRQQINQALAAIHQDGTFQRLAKKYFSFDIYH; this is encoded by the coding sequence ATGAAAAAACTCGCCCTCACCGTTTGCCTCGCCCTGGCCGCCGGCAGCGCCTTCGCCAAGGACTGGAAGGTCATCCGCTTCGGCGTCGACGCCAGCTACGCCCCGTTCGAATCGAAAGCCGCCGACGGCAAGCTGGTCGGCTTCGACATCGATCTGGGCAACGCCATCTGCGAGAAAATGAAAGCCAAGTGCGTGTGGGTCGAGAACGACTTCGACGGCATGATCCCGGCGCTCAAGGCCAAGAAGTTCGACGGTATCCTGTCGGCGCTGTCGGTCACCGAGAAGCGCGCCGAGCAGATCGCCTTCTCCGACAAGATGTACAACTCGCCGGTGCGCATGATCGCCAAGAAGGGCTCGCCGCTGCAGCCGACGGCGGAGTCGCTGCGCGGCAAGCGCGTCGGCGTCGAGCAGGGCTCGACCCAGGAGGCCTACGCCAAGGTGTACTGGGAGCCCAAGGGCGTGAACGTGGTGCCGTACCAGAACCAGGATCTGGTGCTGTCCGACCTGCAATCGGGCCGCCTCGACGCCTCGCTGCAGGACGCGGTACAGGCCGACATCGGCTTCCTGAGAACGCCGCGCGGCAACGGCTTCGCCTTCGCCGGTCCGGAAGTGAACGACGTGAAGATCCTCGGCACCGGCACCGCGATCGGGCTGCGCAAGGAAGACACCGATCTGCGCCAGCAGATCAACCAGGCGCTCGCCGCCATCCACCAGGACGGCACCTTCCAGCGCCTGGCCAAGAAGTATTTCTCCTTCGACATCTACCACTGA
- the hutI gene encoding imidazolonepropionase — protein sequence MTRHTLTGDSLWINVRLATLDPRHPAPYGALHAHALLVRDGHIAAIVPQAEIDFAAFTGEVIDGAGRWMTPGLIDCHTHLVYGGNRAAEWEKRLTGVPYQQIAAEGGGIVSTVRATRALDEEGLAALSLPRLKALMKEGVTTVEIKSGYGLTLADELKQLRAARRLAEALPVEVAPTLLAAHAVPPEFTGDADGYIEHVVNVILPAAAEAGLAEAVDVFCEGVGFSPVQTRRVFEAARAHGLKVKGHVEQLSNLHGAALVAEYHGLSADHIEYLDDAGVEVLKAAGTVAVLLPGAYYFLRETQKPPVDKLRAAGVAMAVSTDLNPGTSPFASLRLSMNQACVLFGLTPEEALAGATRHAAQALGRGATHGRLAEGCVADLLLWDIEHPAEIVYGLGTNPLTHRVFRGVIQHE from the coding sequence ATGACCCGACACACCCTGACCGGCGACAGCCTGTGGATCAACGTCCGCCTGGCCACCCTCGACCCGCGCCATCCCGCCCCGTACGGTGCACTGCACGCGCACGCCCTGCTGGTGCGCGACGGCCATATCGCCGCCATCGTGCCGCAGGCCGAGATCGACTTCGCCGCCTTCACCGGCGAAGTGATCGACGGCGCGGGGCGCTGGATGACACCGGGGCTGATCGACTGCCACACCCATCTCGTCTACGGCGGCAACCGCGCCGCCGAGTGGGAAAAGCGCCTCACCGGCGTGCCCTACCAGCAGATCGCCGCCGAGGGCGGCGGCATCGTCTCGACGGTGCGCGCCACGCGCGCGCTGGATGAGGAAGGGCTGGCGGCGCTGAGCCTGCCGCGCCTCAAGGCGCTGATGAAAGAGGGGGTTACCACGGTCGAGATCAAGTCGGGCTACGGCCTGACGCTGGCGGACGAGCTCAAGCAATTGCGCGCCGCGCGCCGGCTGGCGGAGGCGCTGCCGGTGGAAGTGGCGCCGACCCTGCTGGCGGCGCACGCCGTGCCGCCGGAGTTCACCGGTGATGCCGACGGCTACATCGAGCACGTGGTGAACGTGATCCTGCCGGCAGCGGCCGAGGCCGGGCTGGCCGAGGCGGTCGACGTGTTCTGCGAGGGCGTCGGCTTCTCGCCAGTGCAGACCCGCCGCGTGTTCGAGGCCGCCCGGGCCCATGGCCTCAAGGTCAAGGGCCACGTCGAGCAGCTCTCCAACCTGCACGGCGCGGCGCTGGTGGCGGAATACCATGGCTTGTCCGCCGACCACATCGAATACCTCGACGATGCGGGGGTGGAAGTGCTCAAGGCCGCCGGCACCGTGGCGGTGCTGCTGCCCGGCGCCTACTACTTCCTGCGCGAAACCCAGAAACCGCCGGTGGACAAACTGCGCGCCGCCGGGGTGGCCATGGCGGTCTCCACCGACCTCAACCCCGGCACCAGCCCGTTCGCCTCGCTCAGGCTGTCGATGAACCAGGCCTGCGTGCTGTTCGGCCTGACCCCGGAAGAGGCGCTGGCAGGAGCTACCCGCCACGCCGCCCAGGCGCTGGGGCGCGGTGCCACGCACGGCCGCCTGGCCGAAGGCTGTGTCGCTGACCTGTTGCTGTGGGACATCGAGCATCCGGCCGAGATCGTCTACGGCCTTGGCACCAACCCGCTGACGCACCGCGTGTTCCGCGGCGTGATCCAGCACGAGTAG